One Coffea arabica cultivar ET-39 chromosome 5c, Coffea Arabica ET-39 HiFi, whole genome shotgun sequence DNA window includes the following coding sequences:
- the LOC140007730 gene encoding protein STRICTOSIDINE SYNTHASE-LIKE 12-like yields the protein MLSCFLLLFFFCFPCSLQAHASHSFKKLILPSIGSEACAFDPHGGGPYTSLTDGRIVKYQGSRIGFTDFATTVANRSKKLCDGIVPGDNVELAAKCGRPIGLEFDQKTGDLYVIDAFHGPMVVGPKGGIATPLTSMDGVPVDVPDAIDVDPVTGTVFYTDIGPGILKIKNMTAFLLSGDTNGRLLKYDPKTRQRTVLLTGLSGPNGVAVSKDGSFVLISEYVAGRIRKFWVKGPKANSSEVLVNLPGSPDNIKRTGSGDFWVPVNIENLLPRKTTFPLAQKFNSYGQILETVNFYAEYNNIYITEVHQHLGSLYVASVYANFVGVFRGVRC from the exons ATGCTTTCCTGTTTTCTTCTTCTGTTTTTCTTCTGCTTCCCTTGCTCTCTTCAAGCTCATGCATCCCATTCCTTTAAGAAGCTCATCCTTCCTTCAATTGGTTCTGAAGCTTGTGCTTTCGACCCACATGGTGGAGGCCCCTATACCAGTCTAACTGATGGTAGAATCGTAAAATACCAAGGTTCAAGAATTGGATTTACAGATTTCGCCACCACAGTTGCAAATAG GTCCAAGAAATTGTGCGATGGCATAGTTCCAGGTGACAATGTTGAATTGGCAGCTAAATGTGGTAGGCCTATAGGTCTGGAATTCGACCAGAAGACAGGGGACTTGTACGTTATTGATGCATTTCATGGTCCCATGGTTGTTGGACCAAAGGGTGGGATTGCAACTCCACTTACTAGCATGGATGGAGTCCCTGTTGATGTTCCTGATGCAATTGATGTTGATCCAGTCACCGGAACAGTTTTTTACACAGATATTGGCCCTGGAATCCTTAAAATCAA GAATATGACGGCATTCCTTCTCAGTGGAGACACAAATGGAAGACTACTAAAATATGATCCAAAAACGAGGCAAAGAACAGTTCTGCTAACAGGGCTTTCAGGGCCAAATGGGGTGGCAGTTAGTAAAGATGGCTCATTCGTACTCATCTCAGAGTATGTTGCTGGAAGAATTCGAAAATTTTGGGTTAAGGGTCCCAAGGCTAATTCCTCGGAAGTATTGGTGAATCTACCAGGAAGTCCAGATAATATTAAGAGGACTGGTTCTGGTGATTTTTGGGTACCAGTAAACATAGAAAACTTGTTGCCTAGGAAGACCACTTTTCCTCTGGCACAGAAGTTTAATTCGTATGGTCAAATTTTGGAGACAGTAAACTTTTATGCAGAGTACAACAATATATACATCACTGAAGTCCATCAGCATCTCGGTTCTTTATATGTAGCATCTGTATATGCAAATTTTGTAGGTGTTTTCAGGGGAGTGAGGTGTTGA
- the LOC113688857 gene encoding uncharacterized protein isoform X1, which translates to MAPDRSPSRKSSAASTSRSGGSLRHIMKKGPWTANEDALLMEYVRKNGEGNWNAVQRNSGLMRCGKSCRLRWSNHLRPNLKKGAFTQDEEALIVNLHAKFGNKWARMASQLPGRTDNEIKNYWNTRLKRRQRAGLPVYPVDIQPLNQYQPQNLQPSPSLVSFITAVDGKPKHSTPISIFDMFNPTTPPAPTFQNQPMPSFLSDPSPNFKPAQNKNGIALSLSSVNSLLSLTSASLAFNNQGPSPLGASLPMPSLQFNCLNFGIANTVPVSHASFAQNDTGSGSSMGLPAIQSLVPETTSSGSDYMIATSSDADDRDEGHDHQGLSHGNSGLLEDVIDESQALTRAEKPKETCLDAEKSQGEFLWDYKLMEDVGGNVGEESGLNAILDEPFKDSTPTHSSIGVETTNASSLKSNPVEDDLFNLLDDIPLPVTMPDWYDGNGNDIDGQCSNWTGGDAGKENHQPEPSYSPVATTPEITDNNWTDGASYWKNLPGIY; encoded by the exons ATGGCCCCCGATAGAAGCCCTTCAAGAAAGAGCAGTGCAGCGTCCACATCAAGAAGCggaggatctttgcggcatatCATGAAGAAAGGGCCGTGGACTGCAAACGAGGATGCCCTCTTGATGGAGTATGTGAGAAAGAATGGTGAAGGAAATTGGAATGCAGTCCAGAGGAATTCAGGGTTGATGAGGTGCGGGAAGAGCTGCAGGCTTAGATGGTCGAACCATTTACGGCCTAATCTTAAAAAAGGGGCATTTACCCAAGATGAAGAGGCTCTCATTGTTAATCTCCATGCTAAGTTTGGCAACAAATGGGCTCGCATGGCCTCCCAG CTTCCTGGTAGAACAGACAACGAGATCAAGAATTACTGGAATACAAGGCTAAAGAGGCGTCAAAGAGCTGGTTTGCCAGTTTACCCTGTCGATATTCAGCCTCTTAATCAATACCAACCACAAAACCTTCAACCTAGTCCTTCATTAGTATCCTTTATCACAGCAGTAGATGGAAAACCCAAGCATAGTACCCCTATATCCATCTTTGACATGTTCAATCCTACTACACCACCTGCGCCCACTTTCCAGAACCAGCCTATGCCTTCATTCCTGTCTGATCCCAGTCCAAATTTCAAACCTGCTCAGAACAAAAATGGTATAGCTTTATCTCTGTCATCTGTTAATTCTTTGCTTTCATTAACTTCAGCTTCTTTAGCCTTTAATAATCAAGGTCCATCTCCATTAGGAGCATCCTTGCCAATGCCTTCACTCCAGTTCAATTGTCTCAATTTTGGCATTGCAAATACTGTACCTGTTTCTCATGCATCATTTGCACAAAATGATACGGGTTCAGGCTCCAGTATGGGGCTTCCTGCAATCCAATCACTTGTTCCTGAAACAACATCTTCAGGAAGTGATTATATGATTGCAACATCAAGTGATGCAGATGATCGTGATGAAGGTCATGATCATCAAGGCTTGTCCCATGGTAACAGTGGATTATTGGAAGACGTTATAGATGAGTCCCAAGCATTGACGCGTGCAGAAAAGCCAAAAGAGACTTGTCTGGATGCAGAAAAAAGTCAAGGAGAGTTTCTGTGGGACTACAAATTAATGGAAGATGTCGGTGGCAACGTAGGCGAAGAATCGGGTCTTAATGCTATCCTGGATGAACCTTTTAAAGATTCTACTCCTACTCATTCATCCATCG GGGTTGAAACAACAAACGCTTCATCACTGAAAAGCAATCCAGTGGAGGATGATTTGTTCAATCTTCTAGACGATATCCCATTACCAGTAACAATGCCTGATTGGTATGATGGAAACGGTAATGATATCGATGGACAATGCTCGAATTGGACTGGTGGTGATGCAGGAAAGGAAAATCATCAGCCAGAACCTTCATATTCTCCAGTTGCAACAACTCCCGAGATAACAGATAATAACTGGACCGATGGTGCGAGCTACTGGAAGAACTTGCCTGGAATTTATTAG
- the LOC113688857 gene encoding uncharacterized protein isoform X2, giving the protein MAPDRSPSRKSSAASTSRSGGSLRHIMKKGPWTANEDALLMEYVRKNGEGNWNAVQRNSGLMRCGKSCRLRWSNHLRPNLKKGAFTQDEEALIVNLHAKFGNKWARMASQLPGRTDNEIKNYWNTRLKRRQRAGLPVYPVDIQPLNQYQPQNLQPSPSLVSFITAVDGKPKHSTPISIFDMFNPTTPPAPTFQNQPMPSFLSDPSPNFKPAQNKNGASLPMPSLQFNCLNFGIANTVPVSHASFAQNDTGSGSSMGLPAIQSLVPETTSSGSDYMIATSSDADDRDEGHDHQGLSHGNSGLLEDVIDESQALTRAEKPKETCLDAEKSQGEFLWDYKLMEDVGGNVGEESGLNAILDEPFKDSTPTHSSIGVETTNASSLKSNPVEDDLFNLLDDIPLPVTMPDWYDGNGNDIDGQCSNWTGGDAGKENHQPEPSYSPVATTPEITDNNWTDGASYWKNLPGIY; this is encoded by the exons ATGGCCCCCGATAGAAGCCCTTCAAGAAAGAGCAGTGCAGCGTCCACATCAAGAAGCggaggatctttgcggcatatCATGAAGAAAGGGCCGTGGACTGCAAACGAGGATGCCCTCTTGATGGAGTATGTGAGAAAGAATGGTGAAGGAAATTGGAATGCAGTCCAGAGGAATTCAGGGTTGATGAGGTGCGGGAAGAGCTGCAGGCTTAGATGGTCGAACCATTTACGGCCTAATCTTAAAAAAGGGGCATTTACCCAAGATGAAGAGGCTCTCATTGTTAATCTCCATGCTAAGTTTGGCAACAAATGGGCTCGCATGGCCTCCCAG CTTCCTGGTAGAACAGACAACGAGATCAAGAATTACTGGAATACAAGGCTAAAGAGGCGTCAAAGAGCTGGTTTGCCAGTTTACCCTGTCGATATTCAGCCTCTTAATCAATACCAACCACAAAACCTTCAACCTAGTCCTTCATTAGTATCCTTTATCACAGCAGTAGATGGAAAACCCAAGCATAGTACCCCTATATCCATCTTTGACATGTTCAATCCTACTACACCACCTGCGCCCACTTTCCAGAACCAGCCTATGCCTTCATTCCTGTCTGATCCCAGTCCAAATTTCAAACCTGCTCAGAACAAAAATG GAGCATCCTTGCCAATGCCTTCACTCCAGTTCAATTGTCTCAATTTTGGCATTGCAAATACTGTACCTGTTTCTCATGCATCATTTGCACAAAATGATACGGGTTCAGGCTCCAGTATGGGGCTTCCTGCAATCCAATCACTTGTTCCTGAAACAACATCTTCAGGAAGTGATTATATGATTGCAACATCAAGTGATGCAGATGATCGTGATGAAGGTCATGATCATCAAGGCTTGTCCCATGGTAACAGTGGATTATTGGAAGACGTTATAGATGAGTCCCAAGCATTGACGCGTGCAGAAAAGCCAAAAGAGACTTGTCTGGATGCAGAAAAAAGTCAAGGAGAGTTTCTGTGGGACTACAAATTAATGGAAGATGTCGGTGGCAACGTAGGCGAAGAATCGGGTCTTAATGCTATCCTGGATGAACCTTTTAAAGATTCTACTCCTACTCATTCATCCATCG GGGTTGAAACAACAAACGCTTCATCACTGAAAAGCAATCCAGTGGAGGATGATTTGTTCAATCTTCTAGACGATATCCCATTACCAGTAACAATGCCTGATTGGTATGATGGAAACGGTAATGATATCGATGGACAATGCTCGAATTGGACTGGTGGTGATGCAGGAAAGGAAAATCATCAGCCAGAACCTTCATATTCTCCAGTTGCAACAACTCCCGAGATAACAGATAATAACTGGACCGATGGTGCGAGCTACTGGAAGAACTTGCCTGGAATTTATTAG
- the LOC140007729 gene encoding autophagy-related protein 8C-like: MAKSSFKLEHPLERRQAEASRIREKYPDRIPVIVERAEKTDIPDIDKKKYLVPADLTVGQFVYVVRKRIKLSPEKAIFIFVKNVLPPTAAMMSAIYEENKDEDGFLYMTYSGENTFGCF, from the exons ATGGCTAAGAGCTCTTTCAAGTTGGAACATCCTCTGG AAAGGAGGCAAGCAGAAGCTTCACGCATCAGGGAGAAGTATCCTGATAGAATTCCT GTGATTGTGGAAAGGGCTGAGAAAACAGATATTCCTGATATCGACAAAAAAAA ATACCTTGTTCCCGCTGATCTCACTGTTGGTCAGTTTGTCTACGTTGTCCGGAAGAGGATCAAGCTCAGTCCTGAGAAGGCAATCTTCATATTTGTGAAGAACGTTTTACCACCCACAG CTGCTATGATGTCTGCAATTTATGAGGAAAACAAAGACGAAGATGGTTTCCTTTACATGACCTACAGTGGGGAGAACACGTTTGGTTGCTTTTAA